A stretch of DNA from Salmo trutta chromosome 12, fSalTru1.1, whole genome shotgun sequence:
CTCTGGTGGCACCTATTGACAGTCAGAGCGCATCTCAAGCCTCGTTTATACCTAGTTCTAACATGTGTCCTTGGTCTTGAATTTTTTGGACAGGTGTAGATGATTAAAAGAGGGATTGTcatctgattgtgatcagatctccCTGACAACCTCTAGAGGTAGCCAGGGACCCATTGTATCTGGATATCAATAAAGTGTCAACAGATCTGGATTAAAACATTGAAAGCATCACTATACCGACCTCTAAAACCATTGACagcttaaaaataaaaaaattcataTTAGTTTAAAATAATATCCAAAAATAATTTGCATATAGGGGAGCACCAaaaaatctggtcacaatgcagacacagttagagcactgggccagtaactgaaaggtcgctgattcgaatccccaagctgacaaggtgaaaaatctgtcgatgtgctcttgagcaaccctaattgctcttgtaaattgctctggataagagcatctgctaaatggctaaaatgtcAATATTGATCAGATCACAAAACCCACATATTAGTGCAAGGTGTAAATTTGACTTAGGTTAACTTTCCTCAGGTTACTCAggtaccttattccctatatattgctcTAATTTTGAAGTTAAAGTGTTCTCGTCAGACTGATCAGCAGGCTGTTTACAGCATCTCCCCATCCTGATGAATGGATTGTCCTGCAGGCTGTCTGCCGAGACAAACACTTAGAGAAAGTGAACTTCCCATTTAGACATTTCCAAGTTAACTTTCCTGATGTTGTCCAACATATAATACACAACATTAGAAGTAAAGTTTTCTGTATCATAAATACGTACATTTTGTATGTATCAGCAGCATTCTTCAGATAGTTCACAACTTTGACAGAAGTAAGTCTGGCTACTGTTTGATGCAGTAAATAATGTGTATTCATACTACAGTCAGGGGGCTGAATATAATGGTCACAATTTAATTCAATACACCACAAATATGAACACCGTAAAGCTCTAGGCAACACCTTCTGATGCACGACAAAACCAAACATGGATACAGCTGTATATTCAGTACAGAGTCACGATAACATAACATGACATGACTCATAAAATAGTTCAACTTTTCATGTTCATTTATGTAAACACACTCAATAAGAATAAATAACCGTGACCATGATTTATAAAACATTGTGTGAAATGGCAATCACGGAGGACATAACGTTCTCAGTTCTTCAGGTATTTATATGGTTGGATTACCTTCTAAATGAAATAGTGACAATCATGCATCAATCGCACTATGCTACTTATCGTCATGTactcaacacacacagacagctgaACCAGTAGGCATAacaatgtggtctgtgtgtgtgtgtgtgtgtgtgtgtgtgtgtgtgtgtgtgtgtgtgtgtgtgtgtgtgtgtgtgtgtgtgtgtgtgtgtgtgtgtgtgtgtgtgtgtgtgtgtgtgtgtgtgtgtgtgtgtgtgtgtgtgtgtgtacccatgttctgccagacacacacacagtgtagggAAGGAGCAGTTGCAGCTACTGGATACTCAGTCAGGTGTTCAAAGcaaatcacagacacacacacacacagacacacagacagacagacagacctgggcATTGGGTGACACTTGAGATGTCATACCTGGCTGTGGTAGACATCTTCCACCAACACACAGAGGGACAACAGTCCCTACCCTCACAGCTGTGGCAGAGACTTCCGGTGCCACTGTTTGTGTCAACCAAGCATGTATATACAGCACATACATACTGTGCATGACACATACGCACATGAAAGCATAGACACATACTAAGTCACATAATACCACGTGTTTCTCGATGTTATCTCTGCACATTTAGGGTAAGCGTACCTATTAAGCCCACATAACCATTAAGCCCACTTCCATCTTTTGTATTCAATtaataaacaaaaaaaacgaaGGTTTTCTCCTGTTTAATGTTTCAAATTATACATCTGGTTGTTATATCCATAACTTGTTATATTCTAAGTTATTGACAGTTATGTGTAAGTTCTCACTAGTGGACAATTTCAAAGATGAAAATAAAAAACTTTCGTGTTGAGGCCCCTCAGATAAGTGATTATGCTTTATGTCAAATTAAGAGATTCGTGTGCTGATATATTCACATGATAGAATATTTCATGAACATTCGTTATTATTTCTTGCCAATTGAAAATATGGGTTTTTCATGCTAGCAGTCGTGCCTGCTTGTCACAGTCACACAGTAGCAACATAACTTAGCGAACTACAAGATATTAGATTTCAGGCATTCACAGCtaacatttttaaatacatttcctCATATTTTACTGTTAAATGAACCTTGCATTGTTATGCATAGATGCCGTTTAgaaaaaaatatgacatttatcTCAGGTGGGCTTAAAGGATTAGGTAGCACAGAAATCACTCCCTCTATACAGAATGTAAatgacaataaataaatattgttcAATATGATCAATACGAACTTTGCAGAATATTGTCATCTATAGTGAATATTTATGCCCCAAACCATTGGTTTCCAAATATTTTATGAGTAGACTTTGGTATTCTGTCTTTTTCATCATCAATTACTGTTATTCCAATTAAACTCAGTATGGCTCCTATTAAGCCCGCTCTCAGGGGTCAGTGTGCAgcggtaggacggagtcaggcgcaggacacagaactgagtaaaagacATACTTTACTCGAAAATAAACAATAATCTCCACGCAGGGGAAAAACACACCATCGCACAGAAGtcaacaaagaacaaacacgcacaaaaccatgtgaaccagagggttaaatagggaataaattataacgtaatgggaaccaggtgtgtacaatcaagacaaaacaaatggaaaaagaaacgtagatcggtggcagctagaaagccggtgacgttgaccgccgaacgctgcccgaacaaggagaggcaccaacttcggcggaagtcgtgacagccggTTTTCATTGAAACCGGGTGTTGAGCTCTCTAATATCCAATGAACATGAGCAGAAATATGTTTTGTGTTAAGATTTAAgttgattaaaacacacaaaaactACAATTATGCATATTCTTCATCTAGCCATGGTGTCTTTACCAAGATTAGAAACCATTTAGAAAATTGTTAAACCTCTGTACTCTCTCTAAGATGTTTGGAGTGGACAATTAGTCATTGATGCAGAGACAGAAGAATAAGATCAGGGTTGAGGgctatcgggggggggggggggggggcggggacTACAAGTGGTGGACAAAAATTCAAACAAATGAGGGACAATAAGATGACTATTGGGTGACCACTCATGCACGTTTGGGTGGGGGCTGTTTCATATTGTTGTCTTTCATTCATCTAGGTGATTCTGTTTTTTGGTCCACCACCTGTACCTTTTTTATACACAGCAGAGGGAGATTTGAAACTGTCTTCAGACAGGCTTAAGGAAGACAAGTTAAACTAATTAACAAGTTTAGCAGTACATTAAATGTTATTCAGCCTTCAGATAATTCGTTGACAATTGTGAGTTTTATGGTCTTTGAGCATTGCTTCTTATACACGGAGGGGCCGGTGTGGGTGCAGGTTTGTGTTCCAACCAAgcagtaacacacctgattcaactaatcgtGTCTTGATTGAAGTCTATGATTAGTTGATTAGTTGAAGCAGGTGTGTACTGGTTGCAAAGAACAAAAGCATAAGTCCACACTTATCTCTGTGGATAAGATTGGACACCCCCCTGTTATACACTTATCTCTGTGGATAAGATTGGACACCCCCCTGTTATACACTTATCTCTGTGGATTAGATTGGACACCCCCCTGTTATACACTTATCTCTGTGGATTAGATTGGACACCCCCGTTATACACTTATCTCTGTGGATTAGATTGGACACCCCCCTGTTATACACTTATCTCTGTGGATTAGATTGGACACCCCCCTGTTATAAGTGCTACTTTCATGATGAGTAGCAATgattcatttattttaataacTTCAGGGGAGTTAAATATATTCACATTTTTACACAAGAAATGTCAGTTTCTAagttttgaacatttattaattaaaaaaattgaaatattttaGAGGTGGGCTTATTTGGAACCCCCGTACTCAATACTCATTAATACCCATTGTATGCCTTATTAAATGTTGTAAGTAAATTCATAAAATCTCACATAAGAGATTCATCTTTCATTATATCTCCACTTTTCTTACAAAAATTAGGGCAGTATATGTTAGAAATGTCTAAACTTAGATTTTGGTGGGCTTAATAAGTACACTTACCCAATTTTTTCAGTGAACTATCAAAAAACCAAATGTGCATAGGTAAAATCAAGGGTGTGGAAGttaatattataattttttacaacATAGACATATACTTACACATCTGTTTAATTGCTGTCTACTATCACTGACTCGGATCAGGCCCTTAATTGTTTTATTTCTCTTTTAAATCTAATCCTTGGTTCATGCATGAATtgacaaagagaaatgacaggaaagAAATGTAGCTTTGGGCTAAGGCTAGACTGACTGATTCTAAGTCTGATTGGCAGAGTTTCAGACATTTGAGAAATAGATGTCTATCTCTGGTTAGAAAAGCTAAATCAACATACTTCTTGAATTGTGTATCGGAAACTGCTAGTAATCCAGCAAATTTCTGGAAAGTGGTCAAATCTTTGAAACAAAACTCCATCTCCTCGTTGCCTCAGCAGGTtttgacagcctctggtcccatacTAGACAAAATTGAAATGTGTAGTGCTTTTAATATCCATTTTTGATTCAGCTGCCCACTTGTTTGAAATGATAGTCTCTGAAAATGAATCTCCTCCCACTAATAGGAGACCTTTAGTCACCTCAGAACAGATTGTAGAGAACGATGCTCTAACAGACTCTCATACTTTATTTTAATTTCAACCATTtgatgtctacaatgtattttttttaaatccacagAGGCTGATTCACTTGACCCCTTCTTACTACAGCTCTCTGCCCCACTCATTGTTGAACCTTTAACCTGTAGTTTTAACTTGGCATTTGCTACTGGTGTTCTCCCTAAAATTTGGAAAGTGGCACGTCCTCCCCCTACATAAAGGGGGAGATCCTTCTGACTTAGATAATTACCGGCCAAATCTCCAAGTTTTCTTGCTCAGCCAAGGTACTAGAATCTCTTAATAACTCTCAGCTAATAaccttatttatttttattttttttactgtttcagCCACTATGCTTGTtttagattttgatttgatattgatgtgattaggatctcttttagtcctcatttgaactaatcttccaagagtccttaaacattaaaatacaatttataatacgatcacattttcacatataacacactgttacaagcagacataatacactgacatattgaccagataaatactcTTAACAGTCTAAAAAGATAGTTTGATTCTTCATCGACCATAGTCCAGCAAAGTATTGTATTGTttgaatttatatattgaaaggtttctggtttgctcagataaattattcaatttctttactgctctaaatcaaaatgttattttgcctatttctcttttctgtctggataaaacatagatggtggacaatctattcctagtatttactgaatgACTGTCTCTTACTAACTGAATAGTGTTGTGAATAGAGTTTGGCTGTTTTAAATGGTGTATATTaggaaataaaataagcatgtttttttcaattatcttgttgattgatgaccaaccaagagcattacgcatgactgcaacagaagaaccatatcttcaccttaaaacaatccttgctgctttgttctgtgcaatctgcagcctcctaatgtCACTTGCTgttgcatttccccagaccacagaacagtagttcacctgactctcaaTTAATGCTTGTTTTAGATTATGTGTTAAATTGCCTAGATCATAAAAAAACATTGTGCTTCCCTATTTGTAGACCTTTCCAAGGCATTCAACATTGTTGACCataacctactcattcaaaaacGGTCTTAAATGGTCCTGGACAAGGAGTCTTTCATCTGGCGGTCTTACGGACGAatccatagtgccaactgtaaagtttggtggatgaggaattatggtctggggctgtttttcatggttcaggctaggccccttagttccagtgatgtgaaatcttaatgctacaacatacaatgacattctagattattatgtgcttccaactttgtggcaacagtttggggaaggcccattcctgtttcagcatgacaatgctcccgtgcaGAAGATGagggtccatacagaaatgtttgtcgagattggtgtgaaagaacttgactggtatgcacagagccctgacctcaaccccacataacacctttggaatgaatcggagctccgactgcgagccaggcctaattgcccaacatcagtgcctgacctcactaatgctcttgtggctgaatggaagcaagtccccgcagcaatgttccaacatctagtggaaagccttcccagaagagaggaggctgttatagcagcaaaggggggaccaactccatattaatgcccatgattttggaatgagatgttcgacgagcaggtgtccacatacttttggtcatgtagtgtatctgcccTGTGCtctgaccagacagacagagtactGCTCCTCACATTGTCGGCTTTGAGCAGCAATCCTTGACAACAAGTGCTGGGTCAGCACACATCACCTCGCagaaatccacacacacacgcttgcacaaatgaaccaacacacacacacacacacacgcttgcatGAAGAAACAAATGCAGGCAGGCACACATTCTGCCTGAcactgtttacacacacacaatcatcagTGTTTTCTTAGCGAGAGACCTGTGGCTGCTGTTGTTGCTAGGGGAAGTGGTGGTCTGGGTGTTCCATACACAGCCCCATGGTTCTGGAACGCAGGGGGGTGAGGCAGGGGGTACACAGGGACGGTGTGGTGAATGATGGAAAGAATCCTTATGTGCTCCACACTTGGCCTGGTCAGGTATACTAGACAAGGATAATAGAACTACAGGTCGTAGTCCACAAAAACCCATGTCTGCCGACAGAAGCACTCTAGACGCTAGTCCTGTTTAATACTTCTCAGTGAACTAGTTGGTACTGTACTAATGCACATATACCTACAGAAATGTTTCAGACACTAGTCCAGTTAGGTGTTTATTAAGCTACTAATCCATGTTGTGTCTGCCGCAAAAAAACAGGGCTGTCGGGTGTGTCTGGGGCTGATTGTGAGTCCATGGAGGTGAGCTCCAGAGTGGTCTGGCTGATAGGGGGGCTAGCTGGCAGCTCGGCCCCACAGCACTCCTCCTCAGTGGGCTGCAGAACCGTCGACACACTGGTCTCCGTCCGGCTGGCTCGGTACACACTCACCTGGAAACCGAGATAAAGGAGGCAAAGTTTATACACACATTCATGCATATACAAAGTAGACAGacttgtaacacacacacacctgagtttGTAGGTAGCTGGTGGACTTGAGTTCCAGTCCCTCGTAGGAGCCTGCAGGAACACACGGACACCAACAGAACACCTGCTGAAAGCCTGCTCTGAACCTAGAGAGAGATATACATATacgtatagagacagacagaggaacaaaGAGACAAACGGGACCAGTTCAGTGCCACCCACAGAAcggtgtgtgcatgtctgtgtatgTACGTAAACCCACCTGTCGTTGAGACAGCAGTAGATGATAGGGTTGTACATGGTGGAGCTCATGGCCAGCCACATGACAGCCAGGTAAACCTGTTGGATGTAGCGCCACTCAAACAGCTGCATGGGGTCAGGGTGGAAATGCTGGAGCAGGAAGTAGATGTGGTACGGCAGCCAGCACACTGCAAACGTACACACCACTACGATCATCATCTTCACTacctgagagagggaggtagagagttGAAAGAAATTTAGGGATTTGCCTCAGAATATTAATTTAAGAGGTTCCCTGCTGTGTGCGTGTGGGCGTACGTCAATCACGCACGATCATCATCTTCACTaccgagagagaggggagggagagagagaaagggagggagaaatagcgagagagagaagaaagcagTTTAGTAATTTGCCTAAGAATATCTACTTAAGAGGTTCCCTGCTGTGTCATgcttacttgtgtgtgtgtgtgtgtgtgtgtgtgtgtgtgtgtgtgtgtgtgtgtgtgtgtgtgtgtggctgcatgagtgtgtgtgtacataagTGTGTTATGTCTGTTTGGTTGATTGTGTGTACCTTGCGTTTGGCGATGAGCTGTTCTCGGTAGCGGTGAGTGGAGTCTCCAGGGATAGTCCCCGCCCACAGGGACAAGCCCACCACCAGGTAGGCACATCCCATAATGCACAGCGGCAGGAAATAGTACAGCAACACCACAGACAAATAGTACCTGCACACATAGAGACTAAGTTAGACACACACAAAAATCTGTCgaagtgcccttgagcaaggcacttaaccctaatttctccagTGTCGCCATTGATATTGGCAGACCCTGGCCATGACCACaatctccgagggtgtctcagtttccaattcacacatgcgtaATAATGCACATTTATACAAATACGGGGACCCAccaaattacacacacacacaaatgagatTGTCGGACAGGAATGTCACTCAGATGTAGTCTAGTAGAACACAGAGTTCTTGAATTGCTTCCTTATCTCTGTGTCcgcctgtccacacacacacacacacacacacacacacacacacacacacacacacacacacacacacacacactgtctgctgaTTGATTATCAGTCTTGCTTCAGGGAGTAGCGAGACTCACTGAAAGATGCATGAAATCAATTAActgagagcaggagaggagaggcgtagggaagaagaagaggaaggaggCATGGTaatgaggaagaggaagggggaAAGGTCAcgcggaagaggaaggaggaaagAAAATGAGGATGTGTCATCTCCTAGCCCCTAACTTCACCATCGGAAATGACTTCAATCCCTTCCACACCTGAGACTAATGGAGATACTAAATAActcacacacccagacacacacacacaaacacacatacacacacacacacagacatacacacacacagacagacacacacagacacacacacacacagacacacacacagacacatactcatgagagagggagagggagggcaggTGGAGGGCAAGAAAAACAGCAAgaacaagtgagagagagaggcaaaaaaaagtggggacagagaaagagagaactgtGAAAAGAGtgaggccgggattcaatccgacAGCGGCTTACAGGCATTGCggcttttaaaggcaatttccgattgagccgacataagcagcgtttaccgtgaatgggATGTCCGCGAACGCCGGAACATTTCCTTTAGAAGTGGAAATGCCTATAACCTGCAATCGGACTGAATCCCGGCCCGAGACAACTAGGAAAAAGCCAGGACCATGTGCATccacatgcacgtgtgtgtgtgtttaggaacTATAAAATCAATAACGTCAGGTAATTAGTAGAGTAAATTCTGTATGAATAATTTTTTCATAGCTAAACAGACCACTTTCTGGTTCTTGGGCAATTGAGAAATAAGGTTTTTCGAGTGAAAAAATGTAAAGTTAATGAAttaacatttaaatacatttttatattcacACAAGTGTTGTCTCTGAACtaatggtagcctagtggttgagagtgttggaccagtaactgaaaggttgcttgttTGAATCCCCTAATTGCTCCTCTAAGCCACTCTAGATAAGAGTGCATGTTACATGACTAAAACCCTCCAACTCTCCCACCTGCTCAGCTCATCACTTTCATTCTGTCTTGCTTCAGCAGGTTGGTTCAGCAGCAAAATCTGTGGGAAGCTTAAAAGTTGGAAATGGAGAGGGAGTGGTGTTTTGCCTGGCCACATTGTTGACAAAAAGGCCTCCAAAAAGGTTAATGAATCCATACAGacaaataataattaataatagaTCAATCATTTATTgccatacatacagtatgtacagtcgtggccaaaagttttgagaatgacacaaatatacattttcacaaagtctgctgcctcagtttgtatgatggcaatttgcatatactccagcatgttatgaagagtgatcagatgaattgcaattaattgcaaagtccctcttcgccatgcaaatgaactgaattcccaaaaaacatttccactgcatttcagccctgccacaaaaggaccagctgacatcatgtcagtgattctctcgttaacacaggtgtgagtgttgacgaagacaaggctggagatcactgctgattgagttcgaataacagactggaactCAATCactgctgattgagttcgaataacagactggaagcttcaaaaggagggtggtgcttgtcaaccatttatcggatcatcaagaacttcaaggagagcggttcaattgttgtgaagaaagcttcagggcgcccaagaaagtccagcaagcgccaggactgtctccaaaagttgattcagctgcgggatcggggcaccaccacagagcttgctcaggaatggcagcaggcaggtgtgagtgcatctgcacgcacagtgaggcgaagacttttggaggatggcctggtgtcaagaagggcagcaaagaagccacttctctccaggaaaaacatcagggatagactgatattctgcaacaGGTACAGGGTTTACCCCAGTCcttcactttttattttattttttatatatattggcATTagggggtaaagtcattttctctgatgaatcccctttccgattgttcggggcatccggaaaaaagcttgtccggagaagacaaggtgagctctaccatcagtcctgtgtcatgccaacagtaaagcatcctgagaccattcatgtgtggggttgcttctcagccaagggagtgggctcactcacaattttgcctaccaacacatcctccgagagcaacttctctcaaccatccagaaacagtttggtgatgaacaatgccttttccagcatgatggagcaccttgccagaaggcaaaagtgataaccaagtggctcggggaacaaagcatcaatattttgggtccatggccaggaaactccccagaccttaatcccattgagaatttgtggtcaatcctcaagaggcgggtggacaaacataaacccacaaattctgacagactccaagcattgattatgcaaggatgggctgccatcagtcaggatgtggcccagaagttaattggcAGCATGCCaaggtggattgcagaggtcttgaaagagaagggtcaacactgcaaatattgactctgcatcaacttcatgtaattgtcaataaaagcctttgacacttatgaaatgcttgtaataatacttcagtattccatagtaacatctgacaaaaatatctaaagacactgaagcagcaaactttgtggaaattaatatttgtgtcattctcaaagcttttggccacgactgtacatatttTTCATGTTAATTATAATGTAATCAAAGTTTTTCTTTTGATAGTATAAACAATTGCAAATGTGATTGCAAAAAAGTCATTAAAAGAAATGAAGCTGCAGCAATTAGTCTCTTTCAGAGCGGGGCagagaaaagaaaaagaaagtaGATTAAAAACAGAAAATGTTCGTAAAAAGATAGGTGCTGCTGATAATACTGCCATCGTCATCGAAGCAGAGGCAATAGACatgaaaatacactatatataaaaaagtatgtggagacaccttcaaattagtggatttggctatttcagccacatcttttgctgacaggtgtataaaaccaaGCAcgaagccatgcaatctccatagacaaacattggcagtagaatggccttactgaagagctcagtgactttcaacgtccAATACTTTCAAcgtccaacaagtcagttcgtcaaatttctgccctgctagagctgccccgatcaactgtaagtgctgctattgtgaagtggaaacatctaggagcaactaCGGCTCAGCCCAGAAGTGGTAGGCCAccacaaggcaaagggtggctatttgaagaatctcaaatgtaaaatatattttgatttgtttaacacttttttggttactacatgattccatacgtgtt
This window harbors:
- the LOC115203872 gene encoding substance-P receptor-like; protein product: MDLLLNMTDYYPSVNATNGSGLNETEDYNQFVQPVWQIALWAVAYCSMVCVSMIGNLVVIWIILAHKRMRTVTNYFLVNLAFAEASMSAFNTVINFAYSVHNEWYFGVGYCRFHNFFPIAAVFASIYSMTAIALDRYMAIIHPLRQRLSSTETRVVIGVIWVLALLLAFPQYYYSTTEQLPGRTVCYIQWPEYTNNTTMNFMKMYYLSVVLLYYFLPLCIMGCAYLVVGLSLWAGTIPGDSTHRYREQLIAKRKVVKMMIVVVCTFAVCWLPYHIYFLLQHFHPDPMQLFEWRYIQQVYLAVMWLAMSSTMYNPIIYCCLNDRFRAGFQQVFCWCPCVPAGSYEGLELKSTSYLQTQVSVYRASRTETSVSTVLQPTEEECCGAELPASPPISQTTLELTSMDSQSAPDTPDSPVFLRQTQHGLVA